The Halomicronema hongdechloris C2206 genome includes a window with the following:
- a CDS encoding CHAT domain-containing protein, translating to MTSIKISGSHDDLEMIESLSKEIFRENEIPVKTQISEFRKDSIDAEIVLPVLSVTFSGVIAVAQIINLILNIQEKRSKSIAQKDTPISLKIEASNGKELDFRISGSTTNEEIRKYLSSVNQFIDDFLRDDDGISLNNDQLGETASSTDIEKINLLFRGLLSNLTDIREWKSLPPKKNGEIITFKSTFEKTSLRKLICNSRVSKIYLNYEEAKLCKGLFYILERENILTFHELSDDFRVIDMENMFVRYEVEELAIFNRVNHLKNFFLNDISSPSATENLGEVISILLLSADPSDATRLRIGEEFREIQDKLQLAQLRERFRLNLRMSARPEDISQSLLDSQPQIVHFSGHGLATGELCFEDKIGKVHPVSPDALAALFEQFASQIKCVLLNACYSKAQAIAIAQHIDYVIVMNQAIGDKAAIAFTIGFYQALGAGRTFKEAHKFGCIQIRLQSIPEHLTPILLERGACDY from the coding sequence ATGACTTAGAGATGATTGAGTCATTAAGCAAAGAGATTTTTCGAGAAAATGAAATCCCAGTTAAAACTCAAATTTCTGAGTTTCGTAAAGATAGCATTGATGCAGAAATCGTTCTGCCTGTACTTTCAGTTACTTTTAGTGGGGTGATAGCAGTTGCTCAAATAATTAATCTTATACTAAATATACAGGAGAAGAGAAGCAAGAGTATTGCCCAAAAAGATACTCCTATCTCCCTCAAAATTGAGGCAAGTAATGGAAAAGAACTAGATTTTAGGATTTCTGGTAGCACGACAAACGAAGAAATAAGAAAGTATTTGAGTTCTGTCAATCAATTTATTGATGATTTTCTTCGAGATGATGATGGCATTTCATTAAATAATGATCAGCTAGGAGAGACTGCAAGCTCAACAGATATCGAAAAGATCAATTTGCTATTTAGAGGTTTGTTAAGCAATCTGACTGATATAAGAGAATGGAAATCTTTACCTCCAAAAAAGAATGGAGAAATAATTACTTTTAAATCAACTTTTGAGAAAACTAGCTTGAGAAAACTTATTTGTAACTCCAGAGTTTCAAAGATCTACTTAAACTATGAGGAAGCCAAGCTTTGTAAAGGGCTATTCTATATCTTGGAAAGGGAAAACATTTTAACTTTTCATGAATTAAGCGATGATTTTCGTGTAATTGACATGGAAAATATGTTTGTCAGATATGAAGTAGAAGAGCTTGCAATATTTAATAGAGTAAATCATCTTAAAAACTTTTTTCTAAACGATATATCCTCTCCATCTGCTACTGAAAACCTAGGTGAAGTAATTTCAATTTTGCTACTCTCAGCCGATCCATCTGATGCTACTAGATTAAGGATCGGAGAAGAATTTAGAGAAATCCAAGATAAGCTTCAACTAGCACAATTAAGAGAACGGTTTAGACTAAATCTTCGGATGTCCGCTCGCCCAGAAGACATCAGCCAATCATTACTAGATTCGCAGCCACAAATTGTGCATTTTTCTGGTCATGGCTTAGCTACTGGTGAGTTGTGTTTTGAAGACAAAATAGGAAAAGTACATCCAGTTTCACCTGATGCCTTGGCAGCTTTATTTGAGCAATTTGCAAGTCAAATCAAATGTGTGCTGCTCAATGCTTGTTACTCAAAAGCTCAGGCGATTGCCATTGCTCAGCACATTGACTACGTGATTGTTATGAATCAAGCTATTGGCGATAAAGCTGCAATTGCATTCACTATTGGTTTTTATCAAGCACTAGGGGCAGGACGTACGTTCAAAGAAGCTCATAAATTTGGATGTATCCAAATTAGGTTACAAAGTATTCCCGAACACTTGACTCCTATTCTTCTTGAGAGAGGCGCATGTGATTACTAA
- a CDS encoding HNH endonuclease: protein MTAGGTDDIDNIQPLCYQCNSSKFNGR, encoded by the coding sequence CTGACCGCTGGTGGCACAGATGACATCGACAACATACAGCCCCTTTGTTATCAGTGCAATTCATCCAAGTTCAATGGTCGTTGA
- a CDS encoding DUF5615 family PIN-like protein — MKLLFDQNLSRKLINRLADIFPESSHVQFHDLAEKTDTEIWDFAKLNDFCIVTQDADFSERSRLYGSPPKVVWLRCGNAPTNQVEALIRSGATAIQELLNNPELHCLELH, encoded by the coding sequence TTGAAGCTGCTGTTTGACCAAAACCTTAGCCGTAAGCTGATTAATCGGTTGGCTGATATTTTTCCTGAATCCAGCCACGTTCAATTCCATGACCTAGCTGAGAAAACAGATACTGAAATCTGGGATTTTGCTAAGCTCAATGACTTTTGCATAGTGACGCAAGATGCAGATTTCTCTGAAAGAAGTCGGCTTTATGGCTCTCCACCCAAAGTTGTTTGGTTGCGATGTGGCAATGCACCAACTAATCAAGTCGAAGCATTAATTCGTTCCGGAGCAACAGCAATTCAAGAACTCTTGAACAATCCCGAGTTGCACTGTCTGGAACTTCATTAG
- a CDS encoding DUF433 domain-containing protein — protein MSYRDIITIEPDKRGGKPCIRRMRITVYDVLGWLAAGMSTAEIIDDFPELTETDIRACLEFAADREHRLVASVSAA, from the coding sequence ATGAGCTATCGCGACATCATTACGATTGAGCCTGATAAGCGTGGTGGCAAGCCATGCATCCGCCGGATGCGGATTACGGTCTACGATGTCTTGGGCTGGTTAGCGGCTGGTATGTCTACCGCTGAAATCATTGACGACTTTCCAGAATTAACGGAAACTGACATTAGGGCTTGTTTAGAGTTCGCAGCTGATCGCGAACATCGTTTAGTTGCATCGGTGAGTGCTGCTTGA
- a CDS encoding type II toxin-antitoxin system VapC family toxin: MLLDTSGLLCYVHRDEPQHEKAVQLVDGAGSRLLTHSHVLAELIALALVRRLPRTKVLEFVVDLVDNPDIEIVWVDESRHREAMQLLVNRQDKTYSLCDAVSFVLMRQRGISDALTTDCHFEQEGFIRLLPPAS, encoded by the coding sequence GTGCTTCTAGATACATCAGGCTTGTTGTGCTACGTCCATCGTGACGAACCGCAGCATGAAAAGGCAGTTCAGTTAGTCGATGGTGCAGGCAGTAGACTCTTGACTCACAGCCATGTTTTAGCTGAGTTGATTGCTCTTGCACTGGTTCGCCGACTTCCTCGGACAAAAGTTCTAGAGTTTGTGGTTGACCTGGTTGATAACCCGGACATAGAAATAGTCTGGGTTGATGAGTCGCGACACCGAGAGGCAATGCAGCTTTTGGTTAATCGACAGGACAAAACCTACTCATTGTGCGATGCGGTCAGTTTTGTCCTGATGCGCCAGCGTGGCATCAGCGATGCATTAACGACAGACTGTCACTTTGAGCAGGAGGGGTTTATCAGGTTGTTGCCGCCAGCAAGCTAA